From the Nitrospira sp. genome, one window contains:
- a CDS encoding OmpA family protein, protein MYTPLHRLIPGCLALLLTIGASGCATKSVYGTGDELIASEERIPEPAIRERTPREPGTPVTRTSPGMRAELSARNATGAERSILPDVLFDFDRATLRLDALPILDANAKKLTDEGTKRVLLEGRGDEMGTSAYNLVLGERRAKAVRSYLKQLGLDIDLRTTSYGKDRPLCFEHQQECWQKNRSVHFVVKE, encoded by the coding sequence ATGTACACGCCATTACATCGACTCATACCGGGCTGCCTTGCACTGTTGCTGACCATTGGCGCATCGGGGTGCGCCACCAAGTCTGTCTACGGGACAGGCGATGAATTGATTGCCAGTGAAGAGCGGATTCCCGAACCGGCCATCCGCGAGCGCACTCCGCGCGAGCCGGGCACTCCGGTCACGCGCACGAGTCCCGGCATGCGCGCCGAGCTATCCGCCAGAAATGCGACCGGCGCCGAACGTAGCATCCTCCCGGATGTTTTATTTGACTTTGATCGAGCCACGCTCCGGCTCGATGCCTTGCCGATTTTAGATGCCAATGCGAAAAAACTGACGGACGAGGGGACCAAGCGGGTTCTCCTCGAAGGGCGCGGGGATGAAATGGGGACCTCTGCCTACAACTTGGTCCTGGGTGAGCGTCGGGCGAAGGCGGTGCGTTCCTATCTCAAGCAGCTGGGGCTCGACATCGACTTGCGCACGACCAGTTACGGGAAAGATCGTCCGCTCTGTTTTGAGCATCAGCAGGAATGCTGGCAGAAAAACCGCAGTGTCCACTTTGTGGTGAAAGAGTAG
- a CDS encoding Ppx/GppA phosphatase family protein, with protein sequence MAKLAVIDIGTNSIHMVLAEILPDASYKILDRFKDMTRLGNGAFAAKRLSDEAIGRGVGVLKTLVTLAKNKGFERITAVATSAVREVKNGGDFVDLVEEQTGIKIRVISGIEEARLIFLGVRHSMALSQKPTLVVDVGGGSVELIVGTRDGLQHAKSLRLGAIRMSDQYVTKTPPTEAMVKQLNEAVSMALKGALDTFKAKKFEAVVATSGMAGNVAEIVHMRQTGRPLPQLNLAKVRLKDLRLVEAELSKSSVKARLGIPGLDPKRVDTLFPAVVVLRRLLELSGADEMTICDKAIREGVIYDFIDRHRDGLKAEREIPDVRRRNVIGLARRCQVPEVHSLHVAGLALKLFDQTKRLHQLGDVERSWLEYAAVLHDIGYLINPRQHHKHAYYLIKNSDIGGLTAEEIEVVANIARYHRRSMPAAKHEGYADLSVKLKRTVRILSALLRVADALDRTHFSAVQTVDVKIAPTLLTIVATVSGDAAMEIWSASQRTDLLEQVFRRRVQFSEVPQEAEKS encoded by the coding sequence ATGGCCAAACTTGCCGTCATTGATATCGGAACCAACTCCATTCATATGGTGCTGGCTGAAATACTGCCCGACGCCAGTTACAAGATTCTGGACCGATTCAAAGACATGACCCGGTTGGGCAATGGGGCCTTCGCCGCGAAGCGACTCTCCGATGAAGCCATCGGCCGCGGGGTCGGTGTGTTGAAGACGCTGGTGACATTGGCGAAGAACAAGGGGTTTGAGCGGATTACCGCCGTGGCGACCAGCGCCGTGCGTGAGGTGAAGAACGGAGGCGATTTCGTCGATCTGGTCGAGGAACAGACCGGCATCAAGATTCGCGTGATCAGTGGGATTGAAGAAGCCCGGCTGATTTTTCTCGGCGTCCGTCACAGCATGGCGTTATCTCAAAAGCCGACGCTGGTGGTGGATGTGGGCGGGGGATCGGTTGAGCTCATCGTCGGGACGCGCGACGGGTTACAACATGCCAAGAGCCTGAGGCTCGGCGCGATTCGCATGTCCGATCAATATGTGACGAAAACCCCGCCCACCGAAGCCATGGTCAAGCAGTTGAACGAGGCCGTCTCGATGGCCTTGAAGGGTGCTCTCGATACATTCAAGGCGAAAAAGTTCGAGGCCGTGGTCGCCACGTCCGGCATGGCCGGCAATGTGGCGGAGATTGTCCATATGCGACAGACCGGCCGGCCGTTGCCGCAGCTTAACTTGGCGAAGGTGCGGCTGAAAGATCTGCGACTGGTCGAGGCCGAACTCAGCAAGTCGTCCGTCAAAGCGCGATTGGGCATTCCCGGGCTCGATCCGAAACGGGTGGATACGCTGTTTCCCGCGGTGGTGGTCTTGCGTCGTCTGTTGGAATTATCCGGCGCCGACGAGATGACGATCTGCGATAAGGCCATTCGTGAAGGGGTGATCTACGATTTCATCGACCGGCATCGCGACGGGCTGAAGGCGGAGCGCGAGATTCCGGATGTCCGGCGACGCAATGTGATCGGATTGGCGCGACGTTGCCAAGTCCCCGAGGTGCATTCCCTGCACGTGGCCGGTCTGGCGCTGAAGCTGTTCGATCAAACGAAGCGCTTGCACCAGCTGGGTGACGTGGAGCGCAGCTGGCTGGAGTATGCCGCGGTGTTGCATGATATCGGCTATCTGATCAATCCGAGGCAGCATCATAAACATGCCTACTATCTGATCAAGAACAGCGACATCGGCGGATTGACGGCGGAAGAAATCGAAGTCGTGGCCAACATTGCGCGCTATCACCGCCGGTCCATGCCGGCAGCCAAGCACGAGGGCTATGCCGATTTGTCCGTGAAGCTCAAACGGACGGTCCGGATCCTGTCGGCCCTTCTGCGGGTGGCCGATGCGTTGGACCGGACGCATTTCTCTGCCGTGCAGACGGTGGATGTGAAGATCGCCCCGACCTTGTTGACGATCGTGGCCACGGTCAGCGGCGATGCGGCGATGGAGATCTGGTCGGCCTCGCAGCGGACGGATTTGCTTGAGCAGGTTTTTCGACGGCGCGTGCAGTTTAGCGAAGTGCCGCAGGAAGCAGAGAAGTCATGA